The sequence below is a genomic window from Candidatus Methylomirabilota bacterium.
TGGCGGGAGCGGGACGGCGTGGAGACCCGCCGAGCCGGGAGGCGGACGGCGGATCTGGAGCGCCGGGCCAGGCCGCCCGTAGGGAACGATCCGGGCGATCGGGGTATCTCGGTCGAGGACCGTGAGCTCGTGGCCGCGGCGAACCCGCCGCAGGTACTCGCTGAGGCGCGCCTTCAGCTCCGCGATCCGGACTGCTCTCATGGTCAGAAGATAGCCAGAAGTGGTCACGGCGTCCAGGCCCGCGCCCGTACTTGCCAGATGGCGGCGACGCCCGTGACGAGGGCGGCCGCCGAGAGGCCGAGGGCCGCCCGGTAGCCGCCCGTCCAGTCGTAGAGGGCGCCGCCGCCCCAGGCGCCCAGCGCCTCTCCGGGGCCGCTGGCGACCGCGATCCACCCGGTGATGACGCCCACCGCCTGGCCGTGGAAGGCCGCGGTGGCGGCGGCGGTCGCCACGATGCCGCTGCTCCCCTGGGCGAGCCCGTAGAAGCCGACGAACGCGGCGAGCCACTCCCACCGGCCGGTGGCGACCAGCGCGCCGAGACAGCCGATCCCGGCGAGGCCGCTCGAATAGCTCACCGTGAGCGCGGGCGCGGGGCCGAGCCGGTCCGCGAGCCAGCCGACCCCGAGCCGCCCCCCCAGGCTCACCACGCTCACGCTGCCCAGGGCGGCCGCCGCCTGGAGCGGCGGGATCCCGGCGCCGACGGCCGCCGCCACCGCGTGCGTGTTGACGAGCGTGAACCCGAGCCCCGCGAAGAATCGCAGGAGCGCGAGCCACCAGAAGGTCGGCGTCCGGAGCGCCGTCCGGAGCGACCGCGCGCCCGCGCCAACGGCGGGGGCGGCGGCGGGGGGCTGGCGCTGGAGGGCGTTGGCGGGGATGACGAGCACGACCAGGAGCGCGGCGAGGATCTGGAGGCTCGTCCGCCACCCGAGGCGGTCGACCAGGAGCTGCGTCAAAGGCACCAGCAGGAACACGCCGGCCGGGGTCCCGAGGTCGGCCAGCGCGATGGCCTGGGCGCGGCGGCGCGGGAACCACTGGGCCACGACGACCATGTTCGGCTGGCTGGCGAGGAACGAGAGCCCGGCGCCCGCCACCACGCCGTAGGCCAGGACGAGCCACGGCAGGCTCTGGACCTGGCTGGCCCAGAGGAGGCCGAGCGCGGCGAGGGCGGCGCCGCCCTGGAACAGCCGGCGGGGCCCCCAGCGGTCGAGGGCGGCCCCGGCCAGCGGCGCGCCGAGGCCGCCCAGGAGGACGACGCCGGACTGGACCATCGCCACCATCCCGCGCCCCTCGCCGAACTCGGCGACGAGCGGGAGGTAGAGGACGCTGAAGGCCATGACGGTCCCGTTTTCGACGGCCATGGTGAGCGCCGCGACCGCCAGGCTGGTGCGCGGCCCGCTCATCTCGTCGGGACGACCGAACCCGGAGGGCGGCTACTGCGGGAGAAGCGGCGCGGCGGCGCGCTGGGCCAGCGCGAACACGGCCCCGGGCATCAGGCCCAGGTGGAACGTGGCCCAGACGGCGAGCGCGAGCGCGAGACCGGCGGCCGGCGTGAGCACCGCCCGGAGGCCCTCGCCCTCGGGCTCGCGCATGTACATGTAGACGATCAGCCGAAGATAGTAATAGGCGGCGACCACCGAGTTCAGCACGGCGATCACCGCCAGCCAGACGAGGCCGCCCTGGATGGCCGCGCTGAAGAGGTAGAACTTCCCGACGAAGCCCGCCGTCGGCGGCAGGCCGATCAGCGAGAGCAGGCAGATGGTCAGCACGAGGGCGAGGACGGGATGCCGGGCGGCGAGCCCGCCGTACTCGGGCAGCTCGACCGCTTCCTCGCCCGCCGGCTCCGGCCGCTCGAGGAGCAGGATCACGCCGAAGGCGCCGACGGTGGCGAACGAGTAGACGAGGAGGTAGTAGAGCACCGCCGCCCCCCCGAGGGCCGGGCCCGCTGCCAGCCCGACGAACATGTACCCCACGTGGGCCACCGAGGAGTAGGCGAGCATGCGCTTGAGATTCGACTGGGCCAGGGCGACGACGTTCCCGACCGTCATGGTGACGGCCGCCATCAGCCAGAGGAGGATCACCCAGTCGGGCTGGACGGCCCGCATCGCCACCAGGACGCGCAGGAGCGCGGCGAAGGCCGCCGCCTTGGAGCCGGTGGCGATCAGCGCCGCCACCGCCGTCGGCGCCCCCTGGTACACGTCGGGCGCCCACTGGTGGAACGGCACCGCCGAGGTCTTGAAGCCGAAGCCCACCAGGAGCAGCGCCAGGCCGGCCAGGATGAGCGGGTCCCGCCCGGCGCCCGGGGCGGCCAGGGCGGCGCCGAGCTGGATGATGTTCGTCGTGCCGGTCGCCCCGTAGAGGAGCGCGATCCCGTACAGGAAGAAGCCGCTCGCGAAGGCGCCCAGGAGGAAGTACTTCATGGCCGATTCGTTCCCGGTCGGGCGCGCGCGAAAGAAGCCGGCCAGCACGTAGAGCGAGAGCGACATCAGCTCGAGGCCGAGGAAGATCACCAGCAGATCGAGCGCGGAGGCCATCAGCATCATGCCCACCGCGGCGAAGAGGACCAGGAT
It includes:
- a CDS encoding type II toxin-antitoxin system prevent-host-death family antitoxin, whose protein sequence is MRAVRIAELKARLSEYLRRVRRGHELTVLDRDTPIARIVPYGRPGPALQIRRPPPGSAGLHAVPLPPPLRVKTDVVALLLEERQGEL
- a CDS encoding MFS transporter, producing MSGPRTSLAVAALTMAVENGTVMAFSVLYLPLVAEFGEGRGMVAMVQSGVVLLGGLGAPLAGAALDRWGPRRLFQGGAALAALGLLWASQVQSLPWLVLAYGVVAGAGLSFLASQPNMVVVAQWFPRRRAQAIALADLGTPAGVFLLVPLTQLLVDRLGWRTSLQILAALLVVLVIPANALQRQPPAAAPAVGAGARSLRTALRTPTFWWLALLRFFAGLGFTLVNTHAVAAAVGAGIPPLQAAAALGSVSVVSLGGRLGVGWLADRLGPAPALTVSYSSGLAGIGCLGALVATGRWEWLAAFVGFYGLAQGSSGIVATAAATAAFHGQAVGVITGWIAVASGPGEALGAWGGGALYDWTGGYRAALGLSAAALVTGVAAIWQVRARAWTP
- a CDS encoding NADH-quinone oxidoreductase subunit N, translating into MPIALPPLSWPVLAPLLIVTGAGFAVLLLDLAPPQNRKGHLAAAGVLGLAGALLASAILWGGPASTFQRMVVLDDFALFLNAVFCLSTALVLLLSVGYVRRQGIEAGEYYILVLFAAVGMMLMASALDLLVIFLGLELMSLSLYVLAGFFRARPTGNESAMKYFLLGAFASGFFLYGIALLYGATGTTNIIQLGAALAAPGAGRDPLILAGLALLLVGFGFKTSAVPFHQWAPDVYQGAPTAVAALIATGSKAAAFAALLRVLVAMRAVQPDWVILLWLMAAVTMTVGNVVALAQSNLKRMLAYSSVAHVGYMFVGLAAGPALGGAAVLYYLLVYSFATVGAFGVILLLERPEPAGEEAVELPEYGGLAARHPVLALVLTICLLSLIGLPPTAGFVGKFYLFSAAIQGGLVWLAVIAVLNSVVAAYYYLRLIVYMYMREPEGEGLRAVLTPAAGLALALAVWATFHLGLMPGAVFALAQRAAAPLLPQ